Proteins encoded together in one Streptomyces umbrinus window:
- a CDS encoding TIM barrel protein yields the protein MAMAPGPLRTIAGNLCLGSAPDSWGIWFPEDEHQVPYTRFLDELATAGYQWLELGPYGYLPTDPQRLKADLDARGLQVSGGTAFGALHRPEAWDEMLAHVRQVAALTAAAGAHHLVLIPPMYRDEKTGAFTESPELTADQWAGFGRSADRLGRLLLDEYDVRLVIHPHADSHIQTQPEIERLLNESDSRYTNLCLDTGHVAYGGGDNLDLIRRFGDRVGYVHIKQMDPEVLAQVTVEDLSFGEAVKRGVCVSPPAGVPNPADVVAELALLDAELFVIVEQDLYPCAPEVPLPIAVSTREHLAVCGLTGTRRPRLDR from the coding sequence ATGGCAATGGCGCCAGGTCCGCTCCGCACCATCGCCGGCAACCTCTGCCTGGGCTCCGCCCCCGACTCCTGGGGCATCTGGTTCCCCGAGGACGAGCACCAGGTGCCGTACACCCGCTTCCTCGACGAACTGGCCACGGCCGGCTACCAGTGGCTGGAGCTCGGCCCGTACGGCTACCTCCCCACCGACCCGCAGCGCCTGAAGGCCGACCTCGACGCCCGTGGTCTGCAGGTCTCCGGCGGCACCGCGTTCGGCGCCCTGCACCGGCCGGAGGCGTGGGACGAGATGCTCGCCCATGTCCGGCAGGTCGCCGCACTGACCGCGGCCGCCGGCGCTCACCACCTCGTCCTCATCCCGCCCATGTACCGGGACGAGAAGACCGGCGCGTTCACCGAGTCGCCCGAGCTGACCGCCGACCAGTGGGCGGGCTTCGGCCGATCCGCCGACCGTCTCGGCAGGCTGCTGCTCGACGAGTACGACGTACGACTCGTCATCCATCCGCACGCCGACAGCCATATCCAGACCCAGCCGGAGATCGAGCGGCTGCTCAACGAGTCGGACTCCCGCTACACCAACCTGTGCCTGGACACCGGGCACGTGGCCTACGGCGGCGGCGACAACCTCGACCTGATCCGCCGCTTCGGCGACCGTGTGGGCTACGTCCACATCAAGCAGATGGATCCCGAGGTGCTGGCCCAAGTCACCGTCGAGGACCTGTCGTTCGGGGAGGCGGTCAAGCGCGGCGTGTGCGTGTCACCTCCCGCCGGCGTACCGAATCCGGCCGACGTGGTGGCCGAACTCGCCCTGCTCGACGCCGAGTTGTTCGTCATCGTCGAGCAGGACCTGTACCCCTGCGCTCCCGAGGTACCGCTGCCCATCGCGGTCAGCACCCGCGAGCACCTGGCCGTCTGCGGCCTGACCGGAACCCGCCGCCCGCGCCTCGACCGGTAG
- a CDS encoding sugar porter family MFS transporter → MDVRNDMTKAPATVVTDAAPPAVSRRLRLITVIATFGGLLFGYDTGVINGALPYMTEDLGLTPFTEGMVTSSLLLGAALGAVTGGRFSDARGRRRTILVLAVVFFVGALGCTLAPNTAVMVVARFVLGLAVGGASVTVPVYLAEISPVERRGALVTRNELMIVSGQLLAFTSNAIIARIGGESGGVWRYMLVIATIPAVVLWFGMLVMPESPRWLASKTRFGEALEVLKQVRSQQRAEAELREVSALAVKEDQQKLGGWQDMKSTPWLRRLMFVGFGIAIVQQITGVNTIMYYGTQILTDAGFTADSALTANIANGVISVLATFVGIWLLGRVNRRPMLMTGQIGTTAALLLIGVFSLVLPSGDGRAFAVLVMTVTFLAFQQGAISPVTWLMLSEIFPMRMRGFGMGVAAVVLWLTNFAIGLVFPSLVSGIGISNTFFLFVVAGVFSLAFVKLYVPETKGRTLETLEAELRARFS, encoded by the coding sequence ATGGACGTCAGGAACGACATGACCAAAGCCCCGGCCACCGTGGTCACGGACGCCGCCCCTCCGGCGGTGTCGCGGCGGCTGCGACTCATCACCGTCATCGCCACGTTCGGCGGACTGCTCTTCGGCTACGACACCGGCGTCATCAACGGCGCCCTGCCCTACATGACCGAGGACCTGGGCCTGACCCCCTTCACCGAGGGCATGGTCACCAGCTCGCTGCTGCTCGGCGCCGCGCTGGGCGCGGTCACCGGCGGCCGGTTCTCGGACGCGCGCGGCCGGCGCCGTACGATCCTCGTCCTCGCCGTGGTGTTCTTCGTCGGCGCACTCGGCTGCACGCTCGCGCCGAACACCGCCGTCATGGTGGTGGCCCGCTTCGTGCTCGGCCTCGCGGTCGGCGGTGCCTCGGTGACCGTGCCGGTCTATCTGGCCGAGATCTCGCCCGTCGAGCGGCGCGGCGCCCTGGTCACCCGCAACGAACTCATGATCGTCAGTGGTCAGTTGCTCGCGTTCACCTCCAACGCGATCATCGCGCGGATCGGCGGTGAGTCCGGCGGTGTGTGGCGCTACATGCTCGTGATCGCCACGATCCCTGCCGTCGTGCTCTGGTTCGGCATGCTCGTCATGCCGGAGAGCCCGCGCTGGCTGGCCTCCAAGACCCGCTTCGGTGAGGCTCTCGAAGTGCTCAAGCAGGTCCGCTCCCAGCAGCGAGCCGAGGCCGAGCTTCGCGAGGTGTCCGCGCTCGCCGTCAAGGAGGATCAGCAGAAACTCGGCGGCTGGCAGGACATGAAGTCCACGCCCTGGCTGCGCCGGCTGATGTTCGTCGGGTTCGGCATCGCGATCGTGCAGCAGATCACCGGGGTCAACACGATCATGTACTACGGCACCCAGATCCTCACCGACGCCGGCTTCACCGCCGACAGCGCCCTCACCGCGAACATCGCCAACGGCGTCATCTCGGTGCTCGCCACCTTCGTCGGCATCTGGCTGCTGGGCCGCGTCAACCGCCGCCCCATGCTGATGACCGGTCAGATCGGCACAACAGCAGCTCTGTTGCTGATCGGTGTCTTCTCTCTGGTGCTGCCTTCCGGTGACGGCCGGGCGTTCGCGGTCCTCGTGATGACGGTCACCTTCCTCGCCTTCCAGCAGGGGGCAATCTCGCCGGTGACCTGGCTGATGCTCTCCGAGATCTTCCCGATGCGGATGCGCGGCTTCGGGATGGGTGTCGCGGCGGTGGTGCTGTGGCTGACCAATTTCGCCATCGGCCTCGTCTTCCCGTCCCTGGTCTCCGGCATCGGGATCTCCAACACCTTCTTCCTCTTCGTGGTGGCGGGCGTCTTCTCGCTCGCCTTCGTCAAGCTCTACGTCCCCGAGACCAAGGGCCGCACCCTCGAAACCCTCGAAGCCGAACTCCGGGCGCGCTTCTCCTGA
- a CDS encoding Gfo/Idh/MocA family oxidoreductase, with product MTVRVGVIGAGWIGKEHIRRLTHTVTGARVTAVTDIDAARAEEAAAPAGARVLPDGAAVIAADDVDAVLVTSWGPTHAEHVLNAVAAGKPVFCEKPLATTAEDCLKIVEAETGHGRRLVQVGFMRRYDAGYRQLKLLIDAGRIGEPLIVHCAHRNPTVPESYTSPMAALDTAVHEVDVLRWLLDDEIVSTQVVTPRATRKRFAHLKDPQIMLFETAKGVRIDLEVFVNCQYGYDIQCEAVGEEGLVRLPDPASVGLRSAGQHSTEVLTDWVGRFSDAFDTEFREWIAGIAAGNEPTGPSAWDGYAATVITSATVEALESGHVIATDLKPRPALYGGTA from the coding sequence ATGACTGTGCGCGTAGGCGTCATCGGCGCCGGCTGGATCGGCAAGGAGCACATCCGGCGCCTGACCCACACCGTCACAGGCGCCCGTGTCACCGCGGTCACCGACATCGACGCGGCCCGCGCCGAGGAAGCTGCGGCGCCCGCCGGTGCCCGGGTGCTGCCCGACGGCGCAGCCGTGATCGCGGCGGACGACGTCGACGCGGTCCTCGTGACGTCGTGGGGCCCGACCCACGCCGAACACGTGCTGAACGCGGTGGCCGCCGGGAAACCGGTGTTCTGCGAGAAGCCGCTGGCCACGACGGCCGAGGACTGCCTGAAGATCGTCGAGGCGGAGACGGGCCACGGCCGCCGCCTGGTCCAGGTCGGCTTCATGCGCCGCTACGACGCCGGATACCGGCAACTGAAGCTGCTCATCGACGCCGGTCGCATCGGTGAGCCGCTGATCGTGCACTGCGCCCACCGCAACCCGACCGTCCCGGAGTCGTACACCTCCCCCATGGCCGCCCTGGACACGGCCGTGCACGAGGTGGACGTACTGCGCTGGCTGCTCGACGACGAGATCGTCTCCACCCAGGTGGTCACCCCGCGCGCCACCCGCAAACGGTTCGCCCACCTCAAGGACCCGCAGATCATGCTCTTCGAGACCGCCAAGGGCGTCCGCATCGACCTGGAAGTCTTCGTCAACTGCCAGTACGGCTACGACATCCAGTGCGAGGCGGTCGGCGAGGAGGGCCTGGTCCGCCTGCCCGACCCGGCCTCGGTCGGCCTACGCAGCGCCGGGCAGCACAGCACGGAGGTCCTCACGGACTGGGTGGGCCGATTTTCGGACGCCTTCGACACCGAGTTCCGCGAGTGGATCGCGGGGATCGCCGCAGGCAACGAACCCACCGGCCCCTCGGCGTGGGACGGCTACGCGGCCACCGTCATCACCAGCGCGACCGTCGAGGCCCTGGAGTCGGGCCACGTCATCGCCACCGACCTCAAGCCCCGGCCCGCACTCTACGGAGGCACCGCATGA
- a CDS encoding sugar phosphate isomerase/epimerase family protein, with protein MKIALDPYMFRALPIEDMVRTVAELGYEHIELSPRDDFMPFFLHPRANDERVATLKNSLRTHGVQLSSVLPLYKWSSPDETERQAAVRYWKRMIEITADLGCPLMNSEFNGRPEHAAASEAAFWRSMDELLPVFEREGIALNLEAHPDDFCEENTPAVDLVRAINKPWVNYLYCAPHSFHLSGASEVGADIAKMMRYAGDKLQHVHIADSFNHKGSSGLRYILNPPGTTARIHQHLDIGQGEVDWDAFFGTLRDLDFDGVATACVFAWEERAHESSAFMLDRITKELTV; from the coding sequence ATGAAAATCGCCCTCGACCCGTACATGTTCCGCGCCCTGCCCATCGAAGACATGGTGCGTACAGTCGCCGAACTCGGCTACGAGCACATCGAGTTGTCACCCCGCGACGACTTCATGCCCTTCTTCCTGCACCCGCGCGCCAACGACGAACGCGTCGCCACGCTGAAGAACTCCCTGCGCACACACGGCGTCCAACTGTCCTCCGTGCTCCCCCTGTACAAGTGGTCCTCGCCGGACGAGACCGAGCGACAGGCCGCCGTCCGCTACTGGAAGCGCATGATCGAGATCACCGCCGATCTCGGATGCCCCCTGATGAACTCGGAGTTCAACGGCCGCCCCGAGCACGCCGCCGCGAGCGAGGCCGCCTTCTGGCGCTCGATGGACGAGCTGCTGCCCGTCTTCGAGCGCGAGGGCATCGCCCTCAACCTCGAGGCCCACCCGGACGACTTCTGCGAGGAGAACACCCCCGCGGTCGACCTCGTACGGGCGATCAACAAGCCCTGGGTGAACTACCTCTACTGCGCCCCGCACTCCTTCCACCTCTCCGGGGCCTCCGAAGTCGGGGCGGACATCGCGAAGATGATGCGCTACGCCGGGGACAAGCTCCAGCACGTGCACATCGCCGACTCCTTCAACCACAAGGGCTCCTCCGGCCTGCGTTACATCCTCAACCCGCCCGGCACGACCGCCCGCATCCACCAGCACCTCGACATCGGCCAGGGCGAAGTCGACTGGGACGCCTTCTTCGGCACACTCCGCGACCTCGACTTCGACGGAGTGGCCACCGCCTGCGTCTTCGCCTGGGAGGAACGCGCCCACGAGTCCTCGGCCTTCATGCTGGACCGCATCACCAAGGAACTCACCGTGTGA
- a CDS encoding helix-turn-helix transcriptional regulator translates to MADRDNKRSVASEAREFLSTRRARITPEQAGLPVYGGNRRVAGLRREEVALLAGMSVDYYVRLERGNLSGASDSVLESLAHALQLDEAERTHLYDLAREATPSGRRPTVTASRVRPTILRLLDAMTDVPAYVRNARFDILAANTLGLALYAPLFDSLFAQRGPANSARFMFLDPASKDFWVDWDKGADDAVAFLRTETGRAPHDKALTDLIGELTTKSGDFARRWAHHDVKFHRSGVKNLHHPLVGDLALPYEAMELPADPGLRLNFYTPEPDSPAQEALSLLASWASTGTVVPTAND, encoded by the coding sequence ATGGCAGACAGAGACAACAAGAGGAGCGTGGCCTCCGAGGCCCGCGAGTTCCTGAGCACCCGGCGTGCCCGGATCACCCCCGAGCAGGCCGGACTGCCGGTCTACGGCGGCAACCGGCGGGTCGCGGGCCTGCGCCGGGAGGAGGTCGCGCTGCTCGCGGGCATGAGCGTCGACTACTACGTCCGCCTGGAGCGCGGAAACCTCTCCGGCGCCTCGGACTCGGTACTGGAATCCCTCGCGCACGCACTGCAGCTGGACGAGGCCGAGCGCACTCACCTGTACGACCTGGCCCGCGAGGCGACACCGTCGGGCCGGCGCCCCACCGTGACGGCGTCCCGGGTTCGGCCCACGATCTTGCGCCTGCTCGACGCGATGACCGATGTGCCGGCGTACGTGCGCAACGCGCGCTTCGACATCCTGGCCGCGAACACGCTGGGGCTGGCGCTGTACGCACCCCTCTTCGACTCGCTGTTCGCCCAGCGCGGCCCTGCCAACAGCGCCCGATTCATGTTCCTCGACCCCGCCAGCAAGGACTTCTGGGTCGACTGGGACAAGGGCGCCGACGACGCGGTCGCGTTCCTGCGTACCGAGACGGGCCGGGCACCCCACGACAAGGCGCTCACCGATCTGATCGGAGAGCTGACGACCAAGAGCGGCGACTTCGCCCGCCGGTGGGCCCACCACGACGTGAAGTTCCACCGTTCCGGGGTGAAGAACCTCCACCACCCGCTGGTCGGCGATCTCGCCCTGCCCTACGAGGCGATGGAACTGCCCGCGGACCCCGGCCTTCGCCTCAACTTCTACACGCCCGAACCCGACTCCCCGGCGCAGGAGGCCCTGAGCCTCCTCGCCAGCTGGGCAAGCACCGGGACCGTCGTCCCGACCGCCAACGACTGA
- a CDS encoding aldo/keto reductase, giving the protein MQYRPLGRTGVQVSALCLGAMMFGPWGNEDEADSIRIIHRALDADINFVDTADVYSAGVSEEIVGKALTNRRDDVFLATKFFMPMDQDDPNQRGGSRRWIIREVENSLRRLGTDHIDLYQVHRPSPDTDLAETLGALSDLVHQGKIRYIGSSSYSGSQIVEAQWTSRERRLERFVTEQPPYSILVRGIEEDVLPTARRHGMGTLTYSPLSGGWLSGRYRKHATEGPASAARPQARFDMSTPANQRKLDAVEQLALLAEKAGLTLIELAVAFVINHPGVTSAIIGPRTMEQLEAFLPAADVTLSSDVLDAIDEVVAPGVTVNPVDNSYGDFELRADQRRR; this is encoded by the coding sequence ATGCAGTACCGACCGCTCGGCCGCACCGGTGTCCAGGTCAGCGCGCTCTGCCTGGGCGCGATGATGTTCGGCCCCTGGGGCAACGAGGACGAAGCCGACTCGATCCGGATCATCCACCGTGCCCTCGACGCAGATATCAACTTCGTCGACACCGCCGACGTGTACTCCGCCGGCGTCTCGGAGGAGATCGTCGGCAAGGCGCTGACGAACCGCCGCGACGACGTGTTCCTGGCGACCAAGTTCTTCATGCCCATGGACCAGGACGACCCCAACCAGCGGGGCGGCTCGCGGCGCTGGATCATCCGCGAGGTCGAGAACTCCCTACGGCGTCTCGGCACCGACCACATCGACCTCTACCAGGTCCACCGCCCCAGCCCTGACACCGACCTGGCCGAGACCCTCGGCGCCCTCTCCGACCTCGTGCACCAGGGCAAGATCCGTTATATCGGCTCCTCGTCCTACTCCGGCTCCCAGATCGTCGAGGCCCAGTGGACCTCGCGGGAGCGCCGTCTGGAGCGGTTCGTGACCGAGCAGCCGCCGTACTCGATCCTGGTCCGCGGCATCGAGGAGGACGTGCTGCCCACCGCGCGCCGCCACGGCATGGGCACCCTCACCTACAGCCCGCTCTCCGGCGGCTGGCTGTCGGGCCGCTACCGCAAGCACGCCACCGAAGGCCCCGCCTCCGCCGCACGCCCCCAGGCCCGCTTCGACATGAGCACCCCCGCCAACCAGCGCAAGCTCGACGCCGTCGAACAGCTCGCGCTCCTGGCGGAGAAGGCGGGCCTCACCCTGATCGAGCTGGCCGTCGCCTTCGTCATCAACCACCCCGGCGTCACGTCGGCGATCATCGGCCCGCGCACCATGGAACAGCTGGAGGCGTTCCTGCCCGCCGCCGACGTCACACTGTCGTCCGACGTGCTCGACGCCATCGACGAGGTCGTCGCGCCCGGTGTCACGGTCAACCCGGTCGACAACAGCTACGGCGACTTCGAACTGCGCGCCGACCAGCGACGCCGCTGA
- a CDS encoding MerR family transcriptional regulator: MRIGELSARTGASRRSLRYYEQQGLLVSTRSPSGQRCYDDGHVQRVALVQSFLVAGMSSRTIAQMVPCMTEPNMDRAREALTAMNQERNRLSSTIDSLTAARAALDHLINVNREFLANVADD; encoded by the coding sequence ATGCGGATCGGTGAGCTGTCCGCCCGGACAGGAGCAAGCCGTCGATCGCTGCGCTACTACGAGCAGCAGGGCTTGCTGGTCAGCACAAGGTCCCCCAGCGGCCAGCGGTGCTACGACGATGGTCACGTCCAGCGGGTGGCGCTGGTTCAGAGCTTCCTGGTCGCCGGAATGTCCAGCAGAACCATCGCTCAGATGGTCCCCTGCATGACGGAGCCCAACATGGACAGAGCCCGGGAAGCTTTGACCGCAATGAATCAGGAGCGAAATCGCCTTTCATCCACAATAGACAGCCTGACTGCCGCCAGAGCAGCACTTGATCACCTGATCAACGTAAATCGGGAGTTTCTGGCGAACGTGGCGGATGACTAG
- a CDS encoding EthD domain-containing protein: MIKFAFMINRIDGMTFEEFVEHHRNRHAPLFTSIPEARQYVKKYTVSHPVPAEGYPSPAYDGLTEIWFESWADHHAFFTSKNYKELVNPDESKFIDMNSVAVMVTEERVVV, from the coding sequence GTGATCAAGTTCGCTTTCATGATCAACCGTATCGATGGAATGACCTTCGAGGAATTCGTCGAGCATCACCGAAATCGCCACGCCCCGTTGTTCACCTCCATTCCAGAAGCGCGGCAGTACGTGAAGAAGTACACCGTCTCCCACCCGGTACCCGCCGAAGGGTATCCGAGCCCCGCCTACGACGGCCTCACTGAAATCTGGTTCGAAAGCTGGGCGGATCACCACGCCTTCTTCACGTCCAAGAATTACAAGGAGTTGGTGAACCCGGACGAGAGTAAGTTCATCGATATGAATTCAGTGGCAGTAATGGTCACTGAAGAAAGGGTTGTGGTCTAA
- a CDS encoding WD40 repeat domain-containing protein, whose amino-acid sequence MHSPERYHLYLLNADGSPGRRFALFGLAKKATDWTKGEWGHDYGLSNFAAAPGGSWIATSGDLGLALWDNQGTAAREKWAHEWWKTGERTPLRLLALDDTLITFAANTITGLAAADGSTLWSIGGEGGFGGGVVSGDRRTAVIWSDADGGRVYVIRGGALVNTIPTAAGEVSVSADGSFLAVTFRNQLKAYDPARGLLWTYTGDDLLRRPRVSPDGTRVAVGNELGTLAVLWRDGTKLVTKDLKALPVSAWLPDGGLLVATWTGTVLRYTAALDERRRTRLTPSETDIRPKLLTPDPVPAVRRAGWGNATATQDLTPNLIRTTSALLDVRLVNPTRYVDLGKQNAVALLTDGRADAPANPWVSGSVIGAIRIQDGTGRSCCSPSTPSARRSDSRESPSPRTPPTPCRGCAMSNCSGGTPKPGSGRTARNSFPTRAPCTATPSRPCPPPVSGCAPPAAASGPWATSGSANSSSTAPWWATPTGTVLEGNALAVLFDDRDDDVHGIVEDSEAADIQIGGAAAGTRCLRLKKAVERYPTSRAPFGHAMHDWDFRIVENPSAPGECRYLQFAWNALSPATTGICVRLGPAKSAPIFSASIGDSHWSPQTSMVEKRFEGRVPADWEVVRVGLWKFTAGAVKVVDQLALRSNGDGALFDQIVLARTEAALPILPWPPST is encoded by the coding sequence GTGCACAGCCCCGAGCGCTACCACCTGTACCTGCTGAACGCCGACGGCTCGCCCGGGCGCCGCTTCGCCCTGTTCGGCCTGGCCAAGAAGGCCACCGACTGGACGAAGGGCGAATGGGGCCACGACTACGGCCTGAGCAACTTCGCGGCCGCGCCCGGCGGTTCCTGGATCGCCACCTCCGGCGACCTGGGCCTCGCGCTCTGGGACAACCAAGGCACCGCGGCGCGCGAGAAGTGGGCGCACGAGTGGTGGAAGACCGGCGAGCGGACGCCGCTGCGGCTCCTCGCCCTCGACGACACCCTCATCACGTTCGCCGCCAACACGATCACCGGACTCGCCGCCGCGGACGGCTCCACCCTGTGGTCGATCGGTGGCGAGGGCGGCTTCGGCGGCGGGGTCGTCAGCGGCGACCGGCGCACCGCCGTAATCTGGTCGGACGCCGACGGCGGCCGCGTGTACGTGATCCGCGGCGGCGCCCTCGTCAACACCATCCCCACCGCCGCCGGCGAGGTCTCCGTCAGTGCCGACGGCTCGTTCCTCGCGGTCACCTTCCGCAACCAGCTCAAGGCGTACGACCCCGCGCGCGGACTGCTCTGGACGTACACCGGGGACGACCTGCTGCGCCGCCCCCGCGTCTCCCCGGACGGCACCCGCGTCGCCGTCGGCAACGAGCTCGGCACCCTCGCCGTACTGTGGCGCGACGGCACCAAGCTGGTCACCAAGGACCTCAAGGCGCTGCCGGTGTCGGCCTGGCTGCCCGACGGCGGGCTCCTCGTCGCCACGTGGACGGGCACCGTGCTCCGCTACACCGCCGCCCTCGACGAACGCCGGCGGACCCGGCTGACCCCGTCGGAGACGGACATCCGCCCCAAGCTCCTCACGCCCGACCCCGTCCCAGCGGTCCGCCGCGCGGGCTGGGGCAACGCCACTGCGACCCAGGACCTGACACCCAACCTGATCAGGACCACCTCCGCGCTCTTGGACGTGCGCCTCGTCAACCCGACCCGGTACGTCGACCTCGGCAAGCAGAACGCGGTCGCCCTGCTCACCGACGGGCGCGCCGACGCACCGGCCAACCCGTGGGTGTCCGGGTCGGTCATCGGCGCCATCCGCATCCAGGACGGGACGGGCAGGAGCTGCTGTTCACCGTCGACACCTTCCGCACGCAGGTCCGACTCACGGGAGTCACCTTCACCGAGGACCCCGCCCACCCCGTGTCGTGGCTGCGCGATGTCCAACTGCAGTGGTGGGACACCAAAGCCGGGCTCTGGAAGGACGGCCCGAAACTCCTTTCCGACGCGGGCGCCGTGCACAGCCACACCTTCGAGGCCCTGTCCTCCTCCCGTTTCCGGTTGCGCACCACCGGCGGCGGCATCTGGCCCGTGGGCAACATCCGGCTCGGCGAACTCGTCTTCCACGGCACCGTGGTGGGCAACTCCCACCGGGACGGTACTGGAAGGGAACGCGCTCGCCGTCCTGTTCGACGACCGGGACGACGACGTGCACGGCATCGTGGAGGACAGCGAGGCGGCCGACATCCAGATCGGCGGCGCGGCCGCGGGGACCAGGTGCCTGCGGCTGAAGAAGGCGGTGGAGCGCTACCCCACGTCGCGGGCACCCTTCGGGCACGCCATGCACGACTGGGACTTCAGGATCGTGGAGAACCCGAGCGCCCCGGGCGAATGCCGCTACCTCCAGTTCGCCTGGAATGCCCTCAGCCCCGCGACCACGGGGATCTGCGTCCGGCTCGGGCCCGCGAAGTCCGCCCCCATCTTCTCGGCGTCCATCGGCGACTCGCACTGGTCACCACAGACGTCCATGGTCGAGAAGCGGTTCGAGGGTCGCGTCCCCGCCGACTGGGAGGTCGTACGCGTCGGCCTGTGGAAGTTCACCGCCGGAGCGGTCAAGGTCGTCGACCAACTCGCCCTGCGCAGCAACGGCGACGGCGCCCTGTTCGACCAGATCGTCCTCGCCCGCACCGAGGCAGCGCTACCGATCCTGCCCTGGCCCCCGTCGACATGA
- a CDS encoding response regulator, whose protein sequence is MIRVLLVDDQPLIRSGFRALLGLEDDIEVVAEAADGEEGLVLVKEHLPDVALIDIQMPVMDGIEATRRIAANPALADVHVVMLTNYGMDEYVFEALRAGAAGFLVKDIVPEDLLHAVRVAARGDALLAPSITRKLIHRYVAQPPPASSAALEELTSREREAVALAAQGLSNGQIADHMVISPMTAKTHINRAMTKLHVRDRAQLVVLAYESGLVAPRNG, encoded by the coding sequence ATGATCCGTGTCCTGCTGGTCGACGACCAGCCGCTCATCCGCAGCGGCTTCCGTGCGCTGCTCGGCCTTGAAGACGACATCGAGGTGGTGGCCGAAGCCGCCGACGGTGAAGAGGGTCTGGTGCTCGTCAAGGAGCATCTGCCCGACGTCGCGCTCATCGACATCCAGATGCCGGTCATGGACGGCATCGAGGCAACGCGGCGCATCGCCGCGAACCCGGCCCTGGCCGACGTGCACGTCGTCATGCTGACCAACTACGGCATGGACGAGTACGTCTTCGAAGCGCTGCGCGCCGGAGCCGCCGGGTTCCTGGTCAAGGACATCGTGCCGGAGGACCTCCTGCACGCCGTACGGGTAGCCGCCCGCGGCGACGCTCTGCTCGCCCCGTCCATCACCCGCAAGCTGATCCACCGGTACGTCGCCCAGCCGCCCCCCGCCTCCAGTGCCGCGCTGGAGGAGCTGACCAGCCGCGAACGCGAAGCGGTCGCCCTGGCCGCACAGGGACTGTCCAACGGCCAGATCGCCGACCACATGGTGATCAGCCCGATGACCGCGAAGACCCACATCAACCGGGCCATGACCAAACTCCATGTCCGCGACCGGGCCCAACTCGTGGTTCTCGCCTACGAATCCGGCCTGGTCGCCCCGCGCAACGGCTGA
- a CDS encoding sensor histidine kinase — protein MDTGPFRVPAGAMDWAIAVSVAALLLGTGLSGQHPAGERELLGAVLLAAGGLALIARRKAPIAVLTVTGLCAVGYEAAGFEVLAVSYLVAVYGAVRAGHRALTVAASVSLLVVLPLTALVFRDGSAPEAFAQARNVLEIAWLIAAFAAGEALRQAERRADEAERTREETARRRAGEERLHIARELHDSLTHQISIIKVQSEVAVHVARRRGEQVPETLLAIRTAGREATRELRATLEALRDDDTAPPRSLEHLPELVESARSMGLDATLTIAGQRHDVSAAVGRTAYRIVQEALTNAARHACATTAAVRIEYRPDALAVQVDDDGKAVPDDAPAPGLGLLGMRERVTALGGRLRAQPRTEHGFTVQAELPVERAS, from the coding sequence ATGGACACAGGGCCTTTTCGTGTCCCGGCCGGTGCCATGGACTGGGCGATTGCCGTCAGTGTGGCGGCACTGCTGCTGGGAACCGGGTTGTCCGGGCAGCACCCGGCCGGGGAACGCGAGCTGCTCGGCGCCGTGCTGCTGGCGGCGGGCGGTCTGGCGCTGATCGCGCGTCGTAAGGCTCCGATTGCCGTGCTGACTGTCACCGGCCTCTGCGCGGTGGGGTACGAGGCGGCCGGTTTTGAAGTGCTCGCTGTCTCGTACCTGGTTGCTGTGTACGGCGCCGTGCGGGCCGGGCACCGTGCCCTGACGGTTGCGGCATCCGTGTCCCTGCTCGTCGTCCTGCCCCTCACGGCGCTGGTCTTCCGCGACGGGTCGGCGCCCGAGGCGTTCGCGCAAGCCAGGAACGTACTGGAAATCGCCTGGCTGATCGCCGCCTTTGCCGCCGGGGAGGCGCTGCGGCAGGCCGAGCGGCGGGCGGACGAAGCCGAGCGCACTCGGGAGGAGACCGCTCGGCGCCGAGCCGGCGAGGAGCGGCTGCACATCGCGCGGGAGCTGCACGATTCCCTCACCCACCAGATTTCGATCATCAAGGTGCAGTCCGAGGTCGCCGTCCACGTAGCCCGCAGGCGCGGCGAGCAGGTGCCCGAGACGCTGCTGGCGATCCGGACGGCCGGACGGGAGGCGACCCGGGAGCTACGCGCGACTCTGGAGGCCCTGCGCGACGACGACACGGCCCCGCCGCGGAGTCTCGAGCACCTACCGGAGCTGGTGGAGAGCGCCCGTTCGATGGGCCTGGACGCAACCCTGACCATCGCAGGGCAACGGCACGACGTGTCGGCCGCGGTGGGCCGCACTGCCTACCGCATTGTCCAGGAGGCGCTGACCAACGCCGCCCGGCACGCCTGCGCCACCACCGCGGCGGTCCGGATCGAATACCGGCCCGACGCCCTTGCGGTCCAGGTGGACGACGACGGCAAGGCGGTCCCTGATGACGCCCCGGCTCCCGGCCTCGGGCTGCTCGGCATGCGCGAACGCGTCACAGCCCTCGGGGGCCGGCTGCGCGCGCAGCCGCGCACCGAGCACGGTTTCACCGTCCAGGCCGAACTCCCCGTGGAACGAGCATCATGA